The nucleotide sequence CGGCGGCGCTGACCGCCGCGAAGAACCGGATCCGCGGCCGCAGCCCGGGCACCCCGGCCGCCGCCCAGTAATAGAGCCCCAGGTGGACGACGCGGAGCAGCACATAGGCGAGGGCGACGAGCAGCGGCCCGTCCAGGCCCGGCCCGGACGTCCAGGCTTCGGGCATGGCCAGCGCGGCCACGAACAACGCCGCCATGGCGACCAGGAACCCGAGGCGGACCATGCCGACCTCGGCCCGCGTCTGGTTGCCCAACCAGGTGTACGAGGACCAGGCGATCCACAGCAGCACGAGCAGGATCAGCCCCTGGACCATGGTGGCCGGGGTGGACTGCCGCCCGATCAGCGACATGATGCGGGTGAGCGCGAAGACGAAGACCAGGTCGAAGAAGATCTCGAACGGCGTGACCCGGCGCCCGGCCGGCGCGGGAGCGGGCGGGCGCGGCCACGACGGACGCCACCGTGTCCTGTCCCGCCCCACCTCGTCGCCCCTCCGCCGCCCCGACCGCTCGCCTCCGCCGACGGTAGGCGGCCCGGCGGGAGCGGTGCAGGGATTCCGGTGATCGGCGGGGCGCCCGGTCACACGTCCGCGGCGGCACCCCAGGCGGCCCGCACGAGGGCCGGGAGCACGCGGGCCGCCGGTCCGTGCAGGTTCACCGCGCACACCGCGTCCAGCGGCGTCTCCTCGGGGTTGACCTGGATCACGGTGCCGCCCCGGCGGGCCGCGACCTGCGGGATCTCGGCGGCCGGGTACACGAGGCCGGACGTGCCGACGGTGAGCAGCACGTCGCAGCGGTACGCCGCCTCGACGGCGGCCGCGAGGGCCGGCTCGGGCAGCGCCTCGCCGAACCACACCACCCCGGGCCGGACCGGCGCGGCGCAGTGCCCGCAGCGGGGCGGGTCGAGCCGCCGGCCCTCCTCCGGCTCGGCACCGGGTCCGGGCGCGGGCGCGGCGCAGGCCGAACAGCGCGGCGCGAACAGGCTGCCGTGCAGGTGGACCGTGCCGGCGGAGCCGGCCCGCTCGTGCAGGTCGTCGACGTTCTGGGTGACCACCACGGTGTCCGGCACCCGGGCGGCCATCGCCGCCACGGCCCGGTGCCCGGGGTTCGGCTCGGCGCGAGCGACGGCGGCGCGCCGCCACTCGTACCAGCCCCAGACCAGCGCGGGGTCGGCGCGGAACGCCTCCGGGGTCGCGAGGGACCGGGGGTCGAACCGTTCCCACAGGCCGGTGAGCGCGTCCCGGAAGGTGGGCACGCCGCTCTCGGCCGACATTCCGGCGCCGGTGAACACGACCAGCCGCCGCGCCCCCGCGAGCACCTCCGCCGCGGGCGCCAGGTCCTCCCGCTCCCGCCGGCCGGTCACCGGGTGAGGGTCAGGCGGACGTCGACCCGGTCGCCCAGCGCGATCCCCTCGGCCCGGCGGACCGCGGTCTTCACCGGCACGATGTAGCGCCCCTCCCAGGGCCAGAGCGACGTCTGCCAGCCGGTCCCGCCGATCCGCGCGGTCACCGGGATCATCCCCCAGCCGTACGTGACCGACGCCGAGGCGGCCTCCAGCTCACCGCACAGCTCGTCGGGCACGGTGACGAAGTGCCAGGGCGCGGGCCCCCGCCAGAACCACACCTCGCCGCTGAACTCCAGCTCCACCCGCTCAGGATAGGCGTCGATCCCGTCCGGCCCGCAACAGCCGCAGGCCGACCAGCACCGTCCACACCAGCGGGGGGAACACCGCCAGGGTGCACGACGGGGCCCAGCCGCGGCTCAACCCCGGCGTGGTGCGGCACCTGCTGCGCCGTCCCCGGGATCCCCTGGCGGCCCTGTCACCGCGGGAGCGGGAGGTGCTCGCGCTGGTCGCCGAGGGCCACTCCAACGCGGCGATCGCGGCGCGGCTGCACGTCACCGAGGC is from Micromonospora terminaliae and encodes:
- a CDS encoding SIR2 family NAD-dependent protein deacylase gives rise to the protein MTGRREREDLAPAAEVLAGARRLVVFTGAGMSAESGVPTFRDALTGLWERFDPRSLATPEAFRADPALVWGWYEWRRAAVARAEPNPGHRAVAAMAARVPDTVVVTQNVDDLHERAGSAGTVHLHGSLFAPRCSACAAPAPGPGAEPEEGRRLDPPRCGHCAAPVRPGVVWFGEALPEPALAAAVEAAYRCDVLLTVGTSGLVYPAAEIPQVAARRGGTVIQVNPEETPLDAVCAVNLHGPAARVLPALVRAAWGAAADV
- a CDS encoding DUF1905 domain-containing protein encodes the protein MELEFSGEVWFWRGPAPWHFVTVPDELCGELEAASASVTYGWGMIPVTARIGGTGWQTSLWPWEGRYIVPVKTAVRRAEGIALGDRVDVRLTLTR